The following proteins are encoded in a genomic region of Arcobacter suis CECT 7833:
- the era gene encoding GTPase Era, which translates to MTKCGYVSVVGRPNAGKSSLLNWLVGEKIAMVSHKANATRKRSNIIVMHNDDQIVFVDTPGIHETEKLLNQFMLDEALKAMGDCDLILFLAPITDKISHYEDFLVKNKKGIKHILLLTKIDFVSNAEVLEKMKEYEKYNDKYEAIIPISIKKQTTQADILNDVVKHLPVHPYLFDPEIMTTEHLRDIFKEFIRESIFDNISDEIPYETDVMINKVDEKPGVDVIKATIIVQKGTQKGMIIGKDATAIKRIGKDARLKIEKLTGKKCYLELFVSIKKGWTKNKQGLKELGYDVTF; encoded by the coding sequence ATGACAAAATGCGGATATGTTTCTGTTGTTGGGCGACCAAATGCAGGAAAAAGTTCACTTTTAAATTGGCTTGTTGGTGAAAAAATTGCTATGGTTTCACATAAAGCAAATGCCACAAGAAAAAGATCAAACATAATTGTAATGCACAATGATGATCAAATTGTATTTGTAGATACTCCAGGTATTCACGAAACAGAAAAACTATTAAATCAATTCATGCTTGATGAAGCTTTAAAAGCTATGGGTGATTGTGATTTAATTCTATTTTTAGCTCCAATTACTGATAAAATTTCACACTATGAAGATTTTTTAGTAAAAAACAAAAAGGGCATAAAACATATTTTATTACTTACAAAAATAGATTTTGTATCAAATGCTGAAGTTTTAGAGAAAATGAAAGAGTATGAAAAATATAATGATAAATATGAAGCTATTATTCCTATCTCTATAAAAAAACAAACAACTCAAGCTGATATTTTAAATGATGTTGTTAAACATCTGCCAGTTCATCCATATCTATTTGACCCTGAAATTATGACAACTGAGCATTTAAGAGATATTTTTAAAGAGTTTATCCGAGAGTCAATTTTTGATAATATTAGTGATGAAATACCTTATGAAACTGATGTTATGATAAATAAAGTTGATGAGAAACCAGGTGTTGATGTTATTAAAGCCACAATAATTGTGCAAAAAGGTACTCAAAAAGGTATGATTATCGGAAAAGATGCAACTGCTATTAAAAGAATAGGAAAAGATGCAAGACTTAAAATCGAAAAATTAACTGGCAAAAAATGTTATCTTGAACTTTTTGTTTCAATCAAAAAAGGTTGGACAAAAAACAAACAAGGTCTTAAAGAACTAGGTTACGATGTAACTTTTTAA